A genomic region of Pseudomonas migulae contains the following coding sequences:
- a CDS encoding aldehyde dehydrogenase (NADP(+)): protein MFEVSGHNYIAGARSAQGTTTLQSHDASTGEALPYRFHQATTEEVNAAAQAAATAYPTFRNLSAARRAGFLDAIAAELDALDESFIALVCRETALPAGRIQGERARTSGQMRLFATMLRRGDFYGARIDRALPDRQPLPRPDLRQYRTGLGLVAVFGASNFPLAFSTAGGDTASALAAGCPVVFKAHSGHMATADYVADAITRAARKTGMPEGVFSLLYGSIGEALVKHPAIQAVGFTGSLRGGRALCDMAAARPQPIPVFAEMSSINPVLLMPEALKARGEKIAAELSASVVLGAGQFCTNPGLVLGIRSPEFTAFLERFAGLMSEQPAQTMLNAGALKSYCHGLDNLRAHPGITHLAGTEQQGNQARPQLFKADARLLINGDELLQEEVFGPTTLVVEVADHAELIQALHGLRGQLTATLMVEETDLTTLGEVLALLEQKVGRVLFNGYPTGVEVCDAMVHGGPYPATSDARGTSVGTLAIDRFLRPVCFQNCPDSLLPDALKNSNPLGIARLVDGTSSRDAL from the coding sequence ATGTTTGAAGTTTCAGGCCACAACTACATCGCCGGCGCACGCTCGGCACAGGGCACGACCACCTTGCAAAGCCACGACGCCAGCACCGGCGAAGCGCTGCCGTATCGCTTCCATCAGGCGACCACTGAGGAAGTGAATGCGGCTGCACAAGCTGCGGCCACGGCGTACCCGACCTTTCGCAACCTGTCGGCCGCGCGCCGCGCCGGGTTTCTCGATGCCATCGCCGCAGAGCTGGACGCGCTGGATGAATCGTTCATCGCCCTCGTGTGCCGGGAAACAGCCCTGCCCGCCGGGCGCATTCAAGGTGAACGGGCACGCACCAGCGGCCAGATGCGCCTGTTCGCCACGATGCTGCGCCGGGGTGACTTCTACGGCGCACGCATCGACCGTGCCCTGCCGGACCGCCAACCGCTGCCCCGTCCCGATCTGCGTCAGTACCGCACCGGGCTCGGTCTGGTCGCGGTGTTCGGTGCCAGCAACTTTCCGCTGGCCTTCTCCACCGCCGGCGGTGACACCGCTTCCGCCCTCGCCGCCGGTTGCCCGGTGGTATTCAAGGCCCACAGCGGACACATGGCGACCGCCGATTACGTGGCCGACGCAATCACTCGCGCCGCCCGAAAAACCGGCATGCCCGAGGGCGTGTTCAGCCTGCTTTACGGCAGCATCGGTGAAGCGCTGGTCAAGCACCCGGCCATCCAGGCGGTCGGCTTCACCGGTTCGTTGCGCGGCGGCCGCGCCTTGTGTGACATGGCCGCGGCGCGTCCTCAGCCGATCCCGGTGTTCGCCGAGATGAGCAGCATCAACCCGGTGTTGCTGATGCCCGAAGCCCTCAAGGCTCGTGGTGAAAAAATCGCCGCCGAGCTGAGCGCTTCCGTGGTGTTGGGCGCGGGTCAGTTCTGCACCAATCCCGGTTTGGTGCTGGGCATTCGCTCGCCGGAGTTCACGGCGTTTCTTGAACGCTTCGCCGGATTGATGAGCGAGCAACCGGCGCAAACGATGCTCAACGCCGGCGCACTGAAAAGCTACTGCCATGGTCTGGATAACCTGCGCGCCCATCCCGGCATCACGCACCTGGCCGGCACCGAGCAACAGGGCAATCAGGCACGGCCGCAACTGTTCAAGGCCGACGCCCGCCTGTTGATCAATGGCGATGAATTGCTTCAGGAAGAAGTGTTCGGCCCGACCACCCTCGTGGTGGAAGTCGCTGACCACGCCGAGTTGATCCAGGCATTGCACGGTTTGCGCGGTCAGTTGACTGCCACGCTGATGGTCGAAGAGACGGATCTCACCACGCTGGGCGAGGTGCTGGCCCTGCTGGAACAGAAAGTCGGACGCGTGCTGTTCAACGGCTATCCCACCGGCGTGGAAGTCTGCGACGCCATGGTGCACGGCGGCCCCTACCCGGCCACCTCGGATGCGCGCGGCACCTCGGTCGGGACGTTGGCGATCGATCGCTTCCTGCGGCCGGTGTGTTTCCAGAACTGTCCCGACAGCCTGCTGCCGGACGCCCTGAAAAACAGCAACCCGCTGGGTATCGCCCGACTGGTTGACGGCACCAGCAGCCGCGACGCGCTGTAA
- a CDS encoding PPC domain-containing DNA-binding protein, with product MHVQRHPKHRLCQLMLAMTAAVMITTAGIQLAVADTTSTATTAPMQCATETTPRYTKTPTGYLMVLRMGDNAFKELTKLAIAEKIPSASITGIGFGNVKFGFWNKDKKDFDAKILNSVEMASITGSVAWKNDQPSIHMHGVAGDATFQAYGGHILDFEVTTGSMEITVIVHQRRLERGIDPCIGANVLGI from the coding sequence ATGCACGTTCAACGTCACCCGAAACACCGCTTGTGCCAACTGATGCTGGCCATGACCGCTGCCGTGATGATCACCACGGCCGGCATTCAACTGGCCGTTGCCGACACCACTTCCACCGCGACGACAGCGCCCATGCAATGTGCCACTGAAACCACACCGCGCTACACCAAAACCCCCACCGGTTACCTCATGGTGCTGCGCATGGGCGACAACGCGTTCAAGGAACTGACCAAACTGGCGATCGCCGAGAAGATCCCCAGCGCGTCCATCACGGGTATCGGTTTCGGCAACGTCAAGTTTGGTTTCTGGAACAAGGACAAAAAGGACTTCGACGCGAAAATCCTGAACAGCGTCGAGATGGCGAGCATCACCGGTTCCGTCGCCTGGAAAAACGATCAGCCTTCGATCCATATGCACGGCGTCGCCGGTGACGCCACGTTCCAGGCCTACGGCGGCCACATCCTCGACTTCGAAGTCACCACAGGTTCGATGGAAATCACCGTGATCGTCCATCAGCGTCGCCTGGAACGCGGGATCGATCCCTGCATCGGCGCCAACGTGCTGGGTATCTGA
- a CDS encoding OprD family porin — translation MSNKNTAVTLALGAIALSTQAHADFLSDSKATLGMRNFYFNNDNRDGPAAPSKTEEWAQGFMLDYRSGYTDGAVGFGVDALGLMGITLDSGKGRHVGSSMIPSDSDNSAVDEWSRLGLTGKVKVSKTELRLGTLMPKLPILVANDGRLLPQTFEGGQITSSEFKDLTLTGGRIEHATGRGSSDQTGLAATGGTRESNAFDFAGGDWKITKDLTAQYYYANLDDYYTQQFFGLMHTLTISDNQSLKTDLRYFKTDSSGANSSGTSGYRISGYTEGADGEIDNRTWSAALIYTAGAHAITAGYQSVSSGSNFTQLSQGNLPDKGAGGASLYLYTDRLIQTFTRAGERTAFGQYAYDFAGLGVPGLKASVIYLSGDNIKTVTGDTQKEWERDIGLDYAIQSGALKGVGFGWRNGKSNSEASRNQDQNRLIVSYSIPLL, via the coding sequence ATGAGCAACAAGAACACGGCTGTAACCCTGGCGCTGGGCGCCATTGCACTCAGCACCCAGGCGCACGCCGACTTCCTGAGTGACAGCAAAGCTACGTTGGGGATGAGGAATTTCTACTTCAACAACGACAACCGCGACGGCCCGGCCGCCCCGTCGAAAACCGAAGAATGGGCGCAGGGTTTCATGCTCGACTACAGGTCGGGCTATACCGACGGCGCCGTCGGTTTTGGTGTCGACGCCCTGGGCCTGATGGGGATCACGCTGGACAGCGGCAAAGGACGCCACGTCGGCAGCAGCATGATTCCTTCGGACAGCGACAACAGCGCGGTCGACGAGTGGAGCCGGTTGGGGCTGACCGGCAAGGTCAAAGTCTCGAAAACCGAACTGCGCCTGGGCACGCTGATGCCGAAGCTGCCGATCCTGGTGGCCAACGACGGCCGCCTGCTGCCGCAGACCTTCGAAGGCGGGCAGATCACCTCGAGTGAGTTCAAGGACCTGACCCTCACCGGCGGCCGCATCGAACACGCGACTGGCAGGGGTTCAAGCGATCAGACCGGGCTCGCGGCTACGGGCGGCACCCGTGAAAGCAATGCGTTCGACTTCGCCGGTGGCGACTGGAAAATCACCAAGGACCTGACCGCCCAGTATTACTACGCCAACCTCGACGACTACTACACCCAGCAGTTTTTCGGCCTGATGCACACGCTGACGATCTCGGACAATCAGTCGCTGAAAACCGACCTGCGTTACTTCAAGACCGATTCGTCCGGCGCAAACAGCTCGGGCACTTCGGGCTACCGAATCAGCGGCTACACCGAAGGCGCCGATGGCGAAATCGACAACCGGACCTGGAGCGCCGCACTGATTTACACCGCCGGCGCCCATGCCATCACCGCCGGCTACCAAAGCGTTTCCAGCGGCAGCAACTTCACCCAGCTCAGCCAGGGCAACCTGCCGGACAAAGGTGCCGGTGGCGCGAGTCTTTACCTGTACACCGACCGCCTGATCCAGACCTTCACCCGCGCAGGTGAACGCACCGCTTTCGGCCAGTATGCGTATGACTTTGCGGGGTTGGGCGTGCCCGGTTTGAAGGCGTCGGTCATCTACCTGAGCGGCGACAACATCAAGACCGTCACTGGCGACACGCAAAAGGAATGGGAACGGGATATCGGCCTGGATTACGCGATTCAGTCCGGTGCGCTGAAGGGCGTCGGGTTTGGCTGGCGCAACGGCAAGTCCAACAGTGAAGCGAGCCGAAACCAGGACCAGAATCGCCTGATCGTCAGCTACAGCATTCCGTTGCTTTAA
- the katG gene encoding catalase/peroxidase HPI, giving the protein MANESKCPFNHAAGGGTTNRDWWPNQLNLKILHQHSSLSDPMDEGFDYAEAFKKLDFGAVKRDLTALMTDSQDWWPADFGHYGPLFIRMAWHAAGTYRTGDGRGGAGSGQQRFAPLNSWPDNVSLDKARRLLWPIKQKYGNNISWADLIVLTGNVALESMGFKTFGFSGGRADVWEPDEDVYWGSENKWLGGDTRYDKGQKPVQAPGDVPLVAEPGRNEDSRTDEGRNLENPLAAVQMGLIYVNPEGPEGNPDPVASALDIRETFGRMAMNDEETVALIAGGHAFGKTHGAGPADNVGAEPEAAGLEQQGFGWKNNFGTGKGPDTITSGLEVTWTTTPTRWSNNYLENLFGFEWELSKSPAGANQWVAKNGAGAGTIPDAHDPSKRRNPTMLTSDLALRFDPIYEPIARRFLENPDQLSDAFARAWFKLIHRDMGPLSRYLGPEMPSEELLWQDPIPDVDHELVNDSDVAALKSKILASGLSVSQLVSTAWAAASTFRGSDKRGGANGGRLRLEPQKSWQANQPEQLANVLAKLESIKNEFNTGGKKVSLADLIVLAGNVGVEQAAKNAGHSVTVPFTPGRADASQEQTDVESFGFLEPIADGFRNYLKTRYRVPAEHLLIDKAQLLTLTAPEMTALIGGLRVLNTNVGQTKHGVFTQQKEALTNDFFKNLLDMGVEWKPTSEANEEFEGRDRKTGEVKWTGTRVDLVFGSNAQLRALAEVYASSDSKEKFVKDFVAAWTKVMNLDRFDLK; this is encoded by the coding sequence ATGGCAAATGAATCGAAATGCCCGTTCAATCACGCCGCCGGCGGTGGCACGACCAACCGCGATTGGTGGCCGAATCAACTGAATCTGAAGATCCTGCACCAGCACTCGTCCCTGTCTGACCCCATGGACGAAGGCTTCGACTACGCCGAAGCGTTCAAAAAACTCGACTTTGGGGCGGTCAAGCGAGACCTGACCGCATTGATGACCGATTCGCAAGACTGGTGGCCGGCAGACTTCGGTCACTATGGCCCGCTGTTCATTCGCATGGCCTGGCACGCCGCCGGCACGTACCGTACTGGTGACGGGCGTGGCGGTGCCGGTTCCGGTCAACAGCGCTTCGCCCCGCTCAACAGCTGGCCGGATAACGTCAGCCTCGACAAGGCGCGCCGGCTGCTGTGGCCGATCAAGCAAAAGTATGGCAACAACATCTCCTGGGCCGACCTGATCGTCCTGACCGGCAACGTCGCGCTGGAATCCATGGGCTTCAAGACCTTCGGTTTTTCCGGCGGCCGTGCCGACGTCTGGGAACCGGACGAGGACGTTTACTGGGGTTCGGAAAACAAATGGCTGGGCGGCGACACCCGCTACGACAAAGGGCAAAAACCCGTACAGGCACCCGGCGATGTTCCACTCGTGGCCGAGCCCGGTAGAAATGAAGACAGCCGTACGGATGAAGGGCGCAATCTGGAAAACCCACTGGCCGCCGTGCAGATGGGCCTGATCTATGTGAACCCGGAAGGTCCGGAGGGCAATCCCGACCCCGTCGCGTCTGCCCTGGACATCCGTGAAACCTTTGGCCGCATGGCGATGAACGACGAAGAAACCGTGGCGCTGATCGCCGGCGGCCATGCCTTCGGTAAAACCCATGGCGCCGGGCCTGCCGACAATGTGGGCGCCGAGCCGGAAGCGGCCGGACTTGAACAACAGGGCTTCGGCTGGAAAAACAACTTCGGCACCGGCAAAGGCCCGGACACCATCACCAGCGGACTGGAAGTGACCTGGACCACCACGCCCACCCGGTGGAGCAACAACTACCTGGAAAACCTGTTCGGCTTCGAGTGGGAACTGAGCAAAAGCCCGGCCGGCGCGAACCAGTGGGTCGCCAAAAACGGCGCGGGCGCCGGGACCATTCCGGATGCACACGACCCGTCGAAACGGCGCAACCCCACCATGCTGACCTCGGACCTGGCCCTGCGCTTCGACCCGATCTATGAGCCGATTGCCCGGCGCTTCCTGGAGAACCCGGATCAATTGAGCGACGCCTTCGCCCGCGCCTGGTTCAAGCTGATCCACCGCGACATGGGTCCCCTCTCCCGCTACCTCGGGCCGGAAATGCCCAGCGAAGAACTGCTGTGGCAAGACCCGATCCCGGACGTCGACCATGAACTGGTCAACGACAGCGACGTGGCCGCGCTCAAGAGCAAAATCCTCGCCTCGGGCCTGAGCGTTTCGCAGCTGGTCTCCACGGCCTGGGCGGCGGCTTCGACCTTCCGTGGCTCCGACAAACGCGGCGGTGCCAACGGCGGTCGCCTGCGCCTGGAACCGCAGAAGTCCTGGCAAGCCAACCAGCCTGAGCAACTGGCGAACGTGCTGGCGAAACTCGAAAGCATCAAGAACGAGTTCAACACCGGCGGCAAGAAAGTCTCGCTGGCGGACCTGATCGTGCTGGCCGGCAACGTCGGTGTCGAACAAGCCGCAAAAAATGCCGGTCACAGCGTAACGGTGCCGTTCACACCGGGGCGTGCTGACGCCTCACAAGAACAGACCGACGTGGAATCCTTCGGCTTCCTCGAACCCATCGCCGACGGTTTCCGCAATTACCTCAAAACCCGCTACCGCGTACCGGCCGAGCATCTGCTGATCGACAAGGCGCAACTACTGACCCTCACTGCGCCGGAAATGACCGCGCTGATCGGCGGCCTGCGAGTGTTGAACACCAATGTCGGACAAACGAAGCATGGCGTCTTCACCCAGCAGAAGGAGGCGTTGACCAACGACTTCTTCAAGAACCTGCTGGACATGGGCGTGGAATGGAAACCGACGTCCGAGGCTAACGAGGAGTTTGAGGGGCGCGATCGCAAAACCGGTGAGGTGAAATGGACCGGCACGCGGGTCGATCTGGTCTTCGGCTCGAATGCGCAGTTGCGCGCGCTGGCTGAGGTCTATGCCAGCAGCGATTCGAAGGAGAAGTTTGTGAAGGACTTTGTGGCAGCTTGGACGAAGGTGATGAATCTGGATCGGTTTGATCTGAAATAA
- a CDS encoding MFS transporter, producing MALISDATHRGSRSKRWLGLSVLMLPVLLVTVDNTVLGFALPKIAEALRPSASQQLWMIDAYSLVLAGLLVSMGSLGDRIGHRKLLLAGSMGFAIVSVLTAYSDSAVQLIVGRACMGIFGAMLMPSTLALIRSVFEDREERRLAVAIWATTLTVGSALGPLVGGVLLEFFSWGSIFLLAVPVLVPLLVLGPLLLPESERDASGPLEPISILQSMVALGAIVYGIKHSASNGVDWITLTTLAAGAVAGWVFVHRQLRLPVPLMDLSLFRNGTFSGSVLINLMSLSFLIGFVFFTTQFLQIVLQMSPLGASLALVPGQIMAIVVGMAVVPVAQRLQVHVLIPILMAFAGAAFLLVATMGSSLSVLVVAFALLNIGVGAIATVSNDVILSAAPPASAGAASAISETAYEVGVVLGTTVLGGLVTAYYRSALQLPEFLNEVQTVLASETLSGAHNVAADLSSAQAGELMAQAAWAFEGGIGLVSWVTFGLASMAILIAWRSLRIPTNQLANGH from the coding sequence ATGGCACTAATAAGTGATGCGACACACCGCGGATCGAGATCAAAACGCTGGTTAGGCTTAAGCGTGCTGATGCTGCCAGTGTTGCTGGTGACCGTTGACAATACGGTACTTGGATTCGCGTTACCAAAGATCGCCGAGGCCCTGCGTCCGAGTGCTAGCCAGCAGTTGTGGATGATTGATGCCTATTCGCTGGTGCTGGCGGGATTGCTGGTCTCGATGGGTAGCCTGGGAGATCGAATTGGTCATCGTAAGTTGTTGCTAGCCGGTTCCATGGGTTTTGCCATTGTGTCGGTGCTAACCGCGTATTCCGATTCCGCCGTGCAACTGATTGTGGGGCGAGCTTGTATGGGTATTTTCGGTGCGATGCTGATGCCCTCGACGTTGGCGTTGATACGCTCGGTGTTCGAGGATCGAGAAGAACGCAGACTAGCAGTCGCGATCTGGGCTACGACGTTGACGGTCGGCTCGGCACTCGGTCCTTTGGTGGGTGGGGTGTTGCTGGAATTCTTCAGTTGGGGATCGATTTTCCTGTTGGCGGTACCTGTGTTGGTGCCACTGCTGGTATTAGGGCCATTGTTGTTGCCCGAATCCGAGCGAGATGCTTCGGGACCGTTGGAACCGATAAGCATCCTGCAATCGATGGTAGCCCTTGGTGCCATTGTTTATGGCATTAAACACAGCGCCAGTAATGGTGTTGACTGGATAACGCTGACAACACTTGCAGCAGGCGCAGTGGCGGGTTGGGTGTTTGTGCATCGGCAGTTGCGTCTGCCAGTGCCGCTCATGGATCTGAGCTTATTTCGCAACGGCACCTTCAGCGGTTCAGTGCTGATTAATCTGATGAGTCTCTCATTCCTCATCGGCTTCGTATTCTTTACCACTCAGTTCCTGCAGATCGTTCTTCAGATGTCGCCCTTGGGTGCCAGCCTCGCGTTGGTCCCAGGTCAGATCATGGCGATTGTAGTAGGCATGGCGGTCGTGCCTGTTGCACAGCGATTACAGGTGCATGTGCTGATACCGATTTTGATGGCGTTTGCTGGCGCAGCGTTTTTGCTGGTCGCCACCATGGGCAGTAGCCTTTCCGTTCTAGTGGTGGCTTTTGCCTTGCTGAACATTGGCGTAGGTGCGATCGCGACGGTGTCCAATGATGTGATTTTGTCCGCCGCACCACCGGCAAGTGCAGGTGCCGCGTCAGCCATTAGCGAAACGGCCTATGAAGTGGGTGTGGTTTTAGGGACGACCGTACTTGGCGGGCTTGTCACTGCCTACTATCGCAGTGCATTGCAGCTGCCGGAGTTTCTGAACGAAGTGCAGACCGTGCTGGCGAGTGAGACGTTATCGGGGGCGCACAATGTGGCCGCAGATTTGTCGAGCGCCCAGGCGGGAGAGCTGATGGCGCAGGCGGCATGGGCATTCGAAGGCGGTATCGGTTTGGTTTCGTGGGTCACTTTCGGTTTGGCATCTATGGCGATATTGATAGCCTGGCGCTCTTTGCGGATACCCACGAACCAGCTTGCGAACGGGCATTGA
- a CDS encoding carboxylate-amine ligase encodes MNPHLNFGIEEEYFITDLRTRRMSEDPPGAAIEACKAELGPCFAYEMFKGQVEVASPIFTDVAQAAEYLANVRQTLGNALNPYGLGLLSVGSHPLADWRLQQATEQDHFLQLFEDFQRVARRSLLSGLHVHVEVPRHLDRIHVMNEVLPWLPFLLALSCSSPFWDGADSGFASYRQTACDEWPRMGIPEFLEDQSAYDAYVALLTRTGTIRQAGDVWWGLRPAVKYPTLELRMTDACPRLDEALCIASFFRLVVAYAMDQPRPGSAYSQTSQWVLKENRWRAKRHGTGASFIIEGYDRPFSMEQWLFMAEQILGDAARTLGAESVFAHIRQMLREGTSAQRQLGVYRRALGSGDDVQAALSQVVDQLLTETSQAPSFDQRIPSSSNPGRALTGQVI; translated from the coding sequence ATGAACCCACACCTGAACTTCGGCATTGAAGAGGAATACTTCATCACTGACCTGCGCACCCGCCGCATGTCGGAGGATCCGCCCGGCGCAGCAATTGAGGCGTGCAAGGCTGAGTTGGGCCCGTGCTTTGCCTATGAGATGTTTAAAGGGCAGGTCGAAGTCGCGTCGCCGATATTTACCGACGTTGCACAAGCAGCGGAGTACCTGGCTAACGTTCGCCAAACCTTGGGAAATGCGCTCAATCCTTATGGCCTGGGACTACTCAGTGTCGGCAGCCATCCGTTGGCGGACTGGCGTCTGCAACAGGCCACCGAGCAGGATCATTTTCTTCAACTGTTCGAAGACTTCCAGCGTGTAGCCCGGCGCAGTCTGCTGTCCGGTCTGCACGTGCATGTTGAGGTGCCGAGGCATCTGGACCGTATCCACGTGATGAACGAAGTCTTGCCGTGGCTGCCGTTTTTGCTGGCCTTGAGCTGCTCTTCACCGTTTTGGGATGGCGCCGACAGCGGCTTCGCGAGTTACCGGCAAACGGCTTGTGATGAATGGCCGCGGATGGGCATTCCGGAGTTCCTTGAGGATCAATCCGCCTATGACGCTTACGTTGCACTGCTGACCCGTACCGGGACGATTCGGCAGGCTGGCGATGTCTGGTGGGGTTTGCGGCCGGCGGTGAAGTATCCGACCCTGGAGTTGCGGATGACGGATGCCTGTCCACGTCTGGATGAAGCGTTGTGCATCGCCTCGTTCTTTCGGCTGGTGGTGGCGTATGCCATGGATCAACCACGTCCCGGTTCTGCGTATTCGCAAACATCGCAATGGGTTCTCAAGGAAAACCGCTGGCGGGCGAAACGCCACGGAACTGGGGCGTCGTTCATTATTGAAGGCTACGACCGGCCGTTCTCCATGGAGCAGTGGCTGTTCATGGCTGAACAGATATTGGGCGATGCGGCGCGAACATTGGGCGCAGAATCGGTTTTTGCTCACATCAGGCAAATGCTTCGTGAAGGCACCAGTGCGCAGCGACAACTTGGTGTTTACCGGCGAGCCTTGGGCAGTGGGGACGATGTTCAGGCTGCACTTTCGCAAGTGGTGGACCAACTGCTGACGGAAACGTCGCAAGCGCCATCTTTCGATCAAAGGATCCCCAGCAGCAGCAATCCCGGCAGGGCGTTGACAGGACAGGTGATCTGA
- the treS gene encoding maltose alpha-D-glucosyltransferase — protein sequence MTAAEKNHVDWLVEQSMLQAARQRARLYSGQGRLWQQPYAHTRPRDASALASVWFTAYPASIVTRENGTVLEALGDETLWHALSRIGIQGIHNGPLKRSGGLSGTQHTPTIDGNFDRISFDIDPQLGTEAQLQALTRMAAAHNAVIIDDVIPSHTGKGADFRLAEMAYEDYPGLYHMVEIREEDWPLLPDVLEGRDAQNLSPQQVDVLRDKHYIVGQLQRVIFFEPGVKETDWSATSIVIGVDGKPRRWVYLHYFKEGQPSLNWLDPTFAAQQMIIGDALHAIDVMGAKILRLDANGFLGVERKLDGTAWSESHPLSITGNQLLAGAIRKAGGFSFQELNLTVDDIAAMSHGGADLSYDFITRPAYQHALLMGDTEFLRLMLRQMHTLGIDPGSLIHALQNHDELTLELVHFWTLHAHDTFLYQGQTFPGNILREHIREQMYERLAGEHAPYNLKFVTNGVSCTTASIITAALGIRDLDAITSADIQQIRQIHLLLVMYNAMQPGVFALSGWDLVGALPLPAEQVAHLMLDGDTRWIHRGAYDLVDLNPEAELSEGQMPRPKTLYGSLPSQLKDHDSFASQLKRILAARRAYDIAASRQILVPDVEHPGLLIMVHELPAGKGTQITALNFGSTAITETLHLPNIAPGPVVDIINERVEGDLTPEGEFTITLDAYEGLALRVVSSSPMI from the coding sequence ATGACGGCAGCTGAGAAAAACCATGTGGACTGGCTGGTCGAACAATCGATGCTGCAGGCCGCAAGACAACGGGCCAGGCTCTACTCGGGGCAAGGCCGGTTGTGGCAACAGCCCTATGCGCATACCCGGCCCCGTGACGCCTCGGCCCTCGCTTCGGTGTGGTTCACCGCGTACCCGGCGTCGATTGTCACCCGTGAAAATGGCACGGTGCTGGAAGCCCTGGGGGACGAAACCTTATGGCACGCCTTGTCGAGAATCGGTATCCAGGGCATCCACAATGGCCCGCTGAAAAGGTCCGGCGGCCTTTCGGGCACCCAGCACACGCCCACCATCGACGGCAACTTCGATCGCATCAGTTTCGACATCGATCCGCAGTTGGGCACCGAGGCCCAGCTTCAGGCGCTGACGCGCATGGCCGCCGCGCACAACGCGGTCATCATCGACGACGTCATTCCTTCGCACACCGGCAAAGGCGCGGACTTTCGCCTGGCCGAGATGGCCTATGAAGACTACCCGGGGCTCTACCACATGGTGGAGATCCGCGAGGAAGACTGGCCGCTGCTGCCCGATGTTCTCGAGGGCCGCGACGCGCAGAACCTCAGTCCGCAGCAGGTCGATGTGCTGCGTGACAAGCATTACATCGTCGGCCAGTTGCAGCGGGTGATCTTCTTCGAGCCAGGGGTCAAGGAAACCGACTGGAGCGCGACGTCGATCGTGATCGGGGTCGACGGCAAGCCGCGACGCTGGGTTTACCTGCATTACTTCAAGGAGGGGCAACCGTCGCTGAACTGGCTGGACCCGACCTTCGCCGCGCAGCAGATGATCATCGGCGACGCGCTGCACGCCATCGACGTGATGGGGGCGAAAATCCTGCGTCTGGACGCCAACGGCTTTCTCGGCGTCGAACGCAAGCTCGATGGCACCGCCTGGTCGGAAAGCCATCCGTTGTCGATCACCGGTAACCAGTTGTTGGCCGGTGCGATTCGCAAGGCGGGCGGTTTCAGTTTTCAGGAACTGAACCTGACCGTTGATGACATCGCCGCCATGTCCCACGGCGGGGCCGATCTTTCCTATGACTTCATCACCCGACCCGCTTACCAGCATGCGTTGCTGATGGGCGATACCGAATTCCTGCGTTTGATGCTGCGTCAGATGCACACCTTGGGCATCGATCCGGGCTCGCTGATCCACGCCTTGCAAAACCACGACGAACTGACCCTCGAACTGGTGCATTTCTGGACGCTGCACGCCCATGACACCTTCCTCTATCAGGGCCAGACCTTCCCCGGCAATATTTTGCGCGAGCACATTCGCGAGCAGATGTACGAACGCCTGGCCGGCGAACACGCGCCGTATAACCTGAAATTCGTCACCAACGGCGTGTCCTGCACCACCGCCAGCATCATCACGGCAGCGCTGGGGATTCGCGACCTCGATGCCATTACCTCGGCGGATATCCAGCAGATCCGCCAGATTCATTTGCTGCTGGTGATGTACAACGCGATGCAACCGGGCGTGTTCGCGTTATCGGGTTGGGACCTCGTCGGCGCACTGCCATTGCCGGCAGAGCAGGTCGCGCATCTGATGCTCGACGGCGACACGCGCTGGATTCATCGCGGCGCCTACGATCTCGTTGATCTCAATCCGGAAGCGGAGCTGTCGGAAGGTCAGATGCCGCGCCCGAAAACCCTGTATGGCAGCCTGCCCAGTCAACTGAAAGACCATGACTCGTTTGCCTCGCAACTGAAGCGAATCCTGGCGGCGCGCCGTGCCTACGACATTGCCGCCAGTCGCCAGATCCTGGTCCCGGATGTCGAGCATCCGGGGTTGCTGATCATGGTCCACGAGCTGCCGGCCGGCAAAGGCACCCAGATCACCGCGCTGAACTTCGGCTCGACAGCGATCACCGAAACCCTGCACCTGCCCAATATTGCGCCGGGGCCGGTGGTCGATATCATCAATGAACGGGTCGAAGGCGATCTCACGCCCGAAGGCGAGTTCACCATCACGCTCGATGCCTATGAAGGGTTGGCACTGCGCGTCGTCAGCAGCTCGCCGATGATCTAG